A window of Thunnus thynnus chromosome 17, fThuThy2.1, whole genome shotgun sequence contains these coding sequences:
- the LOC137168383 gene encoding neuronal pentraxin-2-like, with amino-acid sequence MLTLVVGLLYLVSGRTVRTQDATGSRFVCNAIPPGAEPGCGYGPTGNRVQSSSSVEDELRNTIIQLRETILQQKETIVSQQGTIKELNSKLARCEAAADESSQGKSRGQGSRRKEYSKNTMGDLPRDPGETIDQLGKTMQSLKGRLENLEQQSLHLPSTNVSAGSVSALTPLPPELRELLRQRLGALETQLLRKVAELEEEKSQLYNETAAHRQRTESVLNSLLERITELEKSNNAFKSPEDFKVSLPLRTNYLYGRIKKSLPEMYAFTVCMWLKSSASPGIGTPFSYGVPGQANEIVLIEWGNNPIELLVNDKVAQLPLSVSDGRWHHICITWTTRDGFWEAYQDGERLGTGDNLAPWHPIKPGGVIILGQEQDVVGGRFDATQAFVGELSQFNMWDRVLRPVDIMGLANCSAYMPGNVVPWIDANVEVFGGASKAALEICEDRAFDS; translated from the exons ATGCTGACTTTAGTAGTTGGACTGTTATACCTGGTCAGTGGACGCACGGTGCGGACCCAGGACGCTACAGGTAGCCGCTTCGTTTGTAACGCCATTCCCCCGGGCGCAGAGCCGGGCTGCGGGTATGGTCCGACGGGGAACCGTGTCCAAAGCAGCAGCTCCGTGGAGGACGAGCTGCGGAACACGATCATCCAGCTCCGGGAGACCATTCTACAGCAGAAGGAGACTATCGTGAGCCAACAGGGAACCATCAAGGAGCTCAACTCCAAGCTGGCGCGCTGCGAGGCGGCAGCCGACGAGTCGTCGCAGGGCAAGTCCCGGGGTCAGGGCTCTAGACGGAAGGAGTACAGCAAGAACACAATGGGGGACCTGCCCCGGGACCCCGGAGAGACTATAGACCAGCTGGGCAAGACCATGCAGAGTCTCAAAGGTCGGCTGGAGAACTTGGAG CAGCAGAGTTTGCATCTCCCCAGCACGAATGTGTCAGCTGGTAGTGTCTCGGCCTTGACTCCCCTGCCACCAGAGCTCCGGGAGCTGCTGCGGCAGCGTCTGGGGGCACTGGAGACCCAGCTCCTCCGGAAGGTGgctgagctggaggaggagaagagccAGCTTTACAATGAAACAGCGGCCCACCGCCAACGCACTGAGAGTGTTCTCAATTCCCTCCTGGAGAGGATCACCGAACTTGAGAAAA GTAACAATGCCTTCAAGTCACCTGAGGATTTCAAGGTGTCCCTCCCTCTGCGCACTAATTACCTGTATGGACGCATCAAGAAGAGCCTCCCAGAAATGTACGCCTTCACTGTGTGCATGTGGCTCAAGTCCAGTGCCAGCCCTGGCATAGGAACCCCATTCTCTTACGGCGTGCCAGGACAGGCCAACGAGATAGTCCTCATTGAATGGGGGAACAACCCCATTGAGCTTCTAGTGAATGATAAG GTGGCCCAGCTTCCTCTGTCTGTGAGTGACGGGCGCTGGCACCACATCTGCATCACCTGGACAACCAGAGATGGTTTCTGGGAGGCTTACCAGGATGGCGAGCGCCTAGGCACTGGGGACAACCTAGCCCCCTGGCACCCAATTAAACCTGGAGGGGTGATCATCCTGGGCCAGGAGCAG GACGTAGTCGGAGGCCGTTTTGACGCCACCCAGGCCTTTGTGGGCGAGCTGAGCCAGTTCAACATGTGGGACCGAGTGCTGCGGCCTGTGGACATCATGGGCCTGGCCAACTGCTCGGCTTACATGCCCGGCAACGTGGTTCCTTGGATTGATGCAAACGTGGAAGTGTTTGGCGGTGCAAGTAAAGCTGCTCTGGAGATCTGTGAAGATCGTGCTTTTGATTCCTAA